The following coding sequences lie in one Pelobacter seleniigenes DSM 18267 genomic window:
- a CDS encoding exonuclease SbcCD subunit D: protein MRILHTSDWHLGRQFYNQSLLDDQRHVLDQICTIVAEREVEVVIVAGDLYDRSVPPAAAVELLDQTVSTICQELGVPLIMIAGNHDGPERLAFGARQLAAAGFHVVGKLWQQPRRITLQDKAGQTVAFYPIPYVDPATVRFAHEVDVSSHQEALSHLVNMIVADMDEAQPTVLIAHCFLLGGEGSESERPLSLGGIEYVDPALFSPFAYTALGHLHGAQSRQEGKIVYSGSPLKYSFSEERQRKTVTLVDLEPDGKLITERIALNARLDMRTLEGELAELLALGQNDPQRDDYLQVRLTDSKAILDVMAKLRTVYPNILHLERPGLLQRQQQLSQQREQLQRGELTMFEDFFEQTTGVAMNAEQSAIIRQELEQLQREDH, encoded by the coding sequence ATGCGCATCCTCCATACCTCGGACTGGCATCTTGGCCGCCAATTTTACAATCAATCCCTGCTGGACGATCAGCGCCATGTTCTGGACCAGATTTGCACCATTGTTGCCGAACGTGAAGTCGAGGTGGTGATTGTGGCCGGTGATCTGTATGACCGGTCGGTGCCGCCGGCCGCGGCGGTCGAGCTGCTCGACCAGACGGTTTCTACCATCTGCCAGGAACTGGGTGTCCCTCTGATCATGATTGCGGGGAATCATGACGGTCCCGAGCGGCTTGCCTTCGGCGCCCGGCAGTTGGCCGCCGCCGGGTTCCATGTGGTCGGTAAACTGTGGCAGCAACCCCGGCGGATTACCCTGCAAGATAAGGCCGGTCAGACCGTCGCCTTTTATCCGATTCCCTATGTTGATCCGGCCACGGTTCGATTCGCCCATGAGGTCGACGTCAGCAGTCATCAGGAGGCCTTGTCCCATTTGGTTAATATGATTGTTGCCGATATGGACGAGGCGCAGCCGACGGTGTTGATCGCTCACTGCTTTCTGCTCGGGGGGGAAGGCTCCGAATCGGAACGGCCGCTCTCTCTGGGCGGCATTGAATATGTCGACCCGGCGCTATTCAGCCCGTTTGCCTATACCGCTCTTGGCCATCTGCATGGGGCCCAGAGCAGGCAGGAAGGAAAAATCGTCTATTCCGGGTCGCCACTGAAATATTCTTTCTCCGAAGAGCGCCAGCGTAAAACCGTCACCCTGGTTGACCTTGAACCCGACGGAAAACTGATCACAGAGCGGATCGCCCTTAACGCCCGGCTCGATATGCGGACTCTGGAAGGAGAGCTTGCCGAGTTGCTGGCGCTGGGACAGAATGATCCGCAGCGGGACGATTATCTCCAGGTCCGCCTGACCGACAGCAAAGCGATTCTCGATGTCATGGCCAAGCTCAGAACAGTCTACCCCAATATCCTGCACCTGGAGCGCCCCGGGTTGCTGCAGCGTCAGCAGCAGCTCAGTCAGCAACGTGAGCAGTTGCAACGGGGTGAACTGACCATGTTCGAAGATTTTTTCGAGCAGACCACAGGGGTGGCGATGAATGCCGAGCAGAGCGCGATTATTCGTCAGGAACTTGAGCAGCTGCAGCGAGAGGACCACTGA
- a CDS encoding UvrD-helicase domain-containing protein → MIADAEKRAAAIDISRSCIVQAPAGSGKTELLIQRLLALLGQVDRPQQILAITFTNKAAAEMRHRLLGALNNAAHAPEPETAHEALTWRLARGALAKQGDALLKNPAQLAIQTIDSFNASLVRKMPWMSRFGSLPEMADDADSLYLQTVEKVLSGLESGAPGHQQLTVLLRHLDNQVPLVQRLLVDLLRRRDQWLRYLRADVETSHRQLQQALDALYEQKLDRLHRLLPSAQQDALLDCLRFAAGNLPDTPLGRFSQAGALPGFAAANLKEWIAIGNFLLTAAGELRKTVTKNNGFPAGKAHQAAKERMLELLRELSGQDQFIHALQQVRGLPAGGYSVEQWRVLEAVIQLLPVLLVDLWQVFKNKGQADFSEIALKANQALGLADDPSDLLLQIDQDLQHILVDEFQDTSRLQYQLLSTLTSGWMAGDGRTLFLVGDPMQSIYLFREAEVGLFLETFKGSFGDLMMPLQPLRLSCNFRSQQGIVDWNNTSFKAIFPTQTEVVTGAVPMAEAVAVKPALPGAACTIHPAIGRNDQAEAEKVIELIQQAQAADPEQSIAVLVRSRSHLQQILPLLRRLRMPYQARDIEVLGARPAALDLVHLTKALLHRGDRLSWLAVLRAPWCGLTLHDLHALVADLRSTTLPTLLADPERRQRLSADGRARLARVWPLLEQAHNSRGRLPLRQLVEKCWLGVGGAACYDADGIADAQLVFDLLEKLDEGGDVSDFALLEQGLKSIFSAPEVTDCKLQIMTIHKAKGLEFDTVILPGLGRSPQRGSKPLLRWLEHPELGLLLAPVAAYGEQDNDPLYQLIAEFELERENLETARLLYVATTRAIRHLHLLGHVNENRSTGTLTPAKGTLLETLWPVAEADFVGCEAPPEAVADSFSPPLLQRLSGNWTLPAMETVSLALTATAGTASEEAKESGESVFSGWESPTQRHVGTLVHMYLEQLARQGSVLWDEAEPAQRTRQIALMLRGLGVAASDLDDSVARVCRAVEAALGSERGRWVLASHREHACEQPLSGLVDGKLVHAIIDRTFIADGQRWIIDYKTSVPRSGESLSAFIRREAERYRAQLEIYVKLYAARHEQCPIRAALYFPLAEAWHEFSE, encoded by the coding sequence ATGATTGCTGATGCCGAGAAGCGCGCCGCTGCCATTGATATATCCCGTTCCTGTATTGTCCAGGCGCCGGCCGGATCCGGCAAAACCGAACTGCTGATCCAGCGGTTGCTGGCCTTGCTCGGCCAGGTTGACCGGCCCCAGCAGATTCTGGCCATTACCTTCACCAATAAGGCGGCCGCTGAAATGCGCCATCGCCTGTTGGGGGCCTTGAACAACGCGGCCCATGCCCCGGAACCGGAAACGGCCCATGAAGCTCTGACCTGGCGGTTGGCCCGGGGCGCTTTGGCCAAACAGGGAGATGCCCTGCTCAAAAACCCGGCCCAACTGGCCATTCAAACCATTGACAGTTTTAATGCATCGCTGGTCCGGAAGATGCCCTGGATGTCCCGTTTCGGCAGTTTGCCGGAAATGGCCGATGACGCTGATTCCCTTTATCTGCAGACGGTGGAAAAGGTGCTCAGCGGCCTCGAAAGTGGTGCCCCCGGCCACCAGCAGCTGACCGTTCTGTTGCGCCATCTGGACAACCAGGTGCCGCTGGTCCAGCGCCTGCTGGTCGATCTGTTGCGGCGCCGCGATCAATGGCTGCGTTATCTGCGGGCCGATGTGGAAACGTCCCATCGCCAGCTGCAGCAGGCCCTGGATGCTCTTTATGAACAGAAACTGGACCGGCTGCATCGGTTGCTGCCCAGCGCTCAGCAAGACGCGTTGCTCGACTGTCTGCGTTTTGCTGCGGGCAACCTGCCAGATACGCCGCTGGGCAGATTTAGCCAGGCCGGCGCGCTGCCCGGCTTTGCTGCCGCCAACCTTAAGGAGTGGATCGCCATCGGCAATTTTCTACTTACCGCCGCCGGTGAACTGAGAAAGACGGTGACCAAGAACAACGGTTTTCCGGCCGGGAAAGCGCACCAGGCCGCCAAAGAGCGGATGCTGGAATTGCTTCGCGAGCTCAGTGGCCAGGATCAATTTATCCATGCGCTGCAGCAGGTCCGGGGGCTGCCGGCCGGGGGTTACAGTGTTGAACAATGGCGAGTCCTGGAGGCGGTCATTCAACTGCTACCGGTGCTGCTGGTGGATTTGTGGCAGGTGTTCAAAAACAAAGGCCAGGCCGATTTTTCCGAAATCGCCTTGAAAGCGAATCAGGCGCTGGGGCTGGCGGATGACCCGAGCGATCTGCTGCTGCAGATCGATCAGGACCTGCAGCATATCCTGGTCGATGAATTTCAGGACACGTCCCGCCTGCAGTATCAGCTGTTGAGTACCCTGACTTCGGGGTGGATGGCCGGGGACGGGCGAACCCTGTTCCTGGTCGGCGATCCGATGCAGTCCATTTACCTGTTTCGGGAAGCCGAAGTCGGGCTGTTTCTGGAGACCTTCAAAGGAAGCTTCGGGGATCTCATGATGCCTTTGCAGCCGTTACGGCTGAGCTGCAATTTCCGCTCTCAGCAAGGGATCGTGGACTGGAATAATACCAGCTTCAAAGCCATCTTTCCGACCCAGACCGAGGTGGTGACCGGCGCGGTGCCCATGGCCGAAGCCGTGGCCGTTAAACCGGCTCTGCCGGGCGCAGCCTGCACCATTCACCCGGCGATCGGCCGCAACGACCAGGCAGAGGCCGAAAAGGTCATCGAGCTGATTCAGCAGGCGCAGGCCGCTGACCCGGAACAGAGTATTGCCGTCCTGGTACGCAGCCGCAGCCATCTGCAGCAGATCCTGCCCCTGTTGCGACGCTTGAGAATGCCTTATCAGGCCCGGGATATCGAGGTGCTGGGGGCGCGGCCGGCCGCCCTTGATCTGGTTCATCTGACCAAGGCGTTGCTGCATCGTGGTGACCGGCTCAGCTGGCTGGCCGTTCTGCGCGCGCCCTGGTGCGGGCTGACCCTGCATGACCTGCATGCGCTGGTTGCCGATTTGCGCAGCACCACTCTGCCGACTCTGCTGGCAGACCCGGAGCGCCGGCAGCGACTCTCTGCGGATGGGCGGGCACGGCTGGCCCGGGTCTGGCCACTGCTTGAACAGGCTCATAATTCACGCGGTCGTCTGCCGCTGCGGCAACTGGTCGAAAAGTGCTGGCTGGGGGTGGGTGGAGCCGCCTGCTACGATGCGGACGGGATTGCCGATGCCCAGCTGGTTTTCGACCTCCTGGAAAAGTTGGATGAGGGGGGAGATGTCAGCGATTTCGCTTTGCTGGAGCAGGGGTTGAAGAGCATTTTTTCCGCTCCGGAGGTCACTGACTGCAAGTTGCAGATCATGACCATCCACAAGGCCAAAGGCCTGGAATTTGATACCGTGATCCTGCCGGGATTGGGCCGCTCACCGCAGCGTGGCAGTAAGCCTTTACTCCGCTGGCTGGAACATCCTGAACTGGGGCTGCTGCTGGCTCCGGTGGCCGCCTATGGGGAGCAGGATAATGACCCCCTTTACCAGCTGATTGCCGAGTTTGAACTGGAACGGGAAAACCTGGAAACCGCGCGGCTGCTTTATGTTGCCACCACCCGGGCAATCCGCCACCTGCACCTGCTGGGGCACGTCAATGAAAACCGTTCAACGGGCACGCTGACCCCGGCCAAGGGGACTCTACTGGAAACCCTTTGGCCGGTTGCCGAAGCCGACTTCGTTGGTTGCGAAGCTCCGCCGGAAGCAGTGGCGGACAGTTTTTCACCGCCACTGTTGCAGCGTCTGTCCGGGAATTGGACATTGCCGGCCATGGAGACGGTCAGCCTGGCTTTGACGGCAACAGCAGGAACCGCTTCGGAAGAGGCCAAGGAGTCCGGCGAGAGCGTGTTCAGTGGGTGGGAAAGTCCGACTCAGCGGCATGTCGGCACTCTGGTCCACATGTACCTGGAACAGCTTGCCCGCCAGGGGAGTGTTCTCTGGGACGAGGCCGAGCCTGCTCAGCGGACCCGGCAGATTGCCCTGATGCTGCGCGGTCTTGGGGTTGCTGCCAGTGATCTTGACGATAGTGTCGCCAGAGTGTGCCGTGCCGTTGAGGCGGCCCTGGGAAGTGAGCGAGGGCGCTGGGTGCTGGCCAGCCACCGGGAGCACGCCTGTGAACAGCCGCTCAGCGGCCTGGTAGACGGCAAGCTGGTCCATGCCATCATTGATCGGACATTTATTGCTGATGGGCAACGCTGGATTATCGATTATAAGACCAGTGTTCCCCGTTCCGGAGAGAGTCTTTCCGCCTTTATACGGCGTGAGGCCGAGCGCTATCGTGCGCAGCTGGAAATCTACGTCAAGTTATATGCGGCCCGTCACGAACAATGTCCGATCCGGGCCGCGTTGTATTTTCCGCTGGCCGAAGCCTGGCACGAATTTTCAGAGTAA
- a CDS encoding RimK/LysX family protein, with protein sequence MRKNTNSLLLDIGWCEWVSFPALKIPAIEAQVVMDSKQSILNIFDFSTFKEGEDLIISFGVHPIQNNTDVEIYSVMPVKTRRLVSFEDGSREWCYVIETEMRIGSLKKNIDLTLVNREDTTFRLHLASQTIKSLVRVNPKKSYLTGQILKGFSPSMA encoded by the coding sequence ATGCGGAAAAACACAAACTCGCTCCTGCTTGACATCGGTTGGTGTGAATGGGTTTCGTTCCCGGCCTTGAAGATTCCGGCGATAGAAGCCCAGGTTGTTATGGATTCCAAACAGTCGATCCTGAATATCTTCGATTTTTCAACCTTCAAGGAAGGCGAAGATCTGATTATCAGCTTTGGAGTTCATCCGATTCAGAACAACACCGATGTTGAAATCTACTCGGTCATGCCGGTGAAAACCAGACGGCTGGTATCGTTTGAAGACGGGAGCAGAGAATGGTGCTATGTCATTGAAACCGAAATGCGGATCGGTTCATTGAAAAAAAATATCGACCTGACCCTGGTCAATCGTGAAGACACAACCTTCCGGTTGCATCTCGCCTCACAGACCATCAAAAGCCTGGTCAGGGTCAATCCGAAAAAAAGCTACCTGACCGGTCAAATTCTGAAAGGTTTTTCCCCGTCCATGGCATAA
- a CDS encoding PD-(D/E)XK nuclease family protein: protein MTESYSEIITALADGDLVLTANKRLFRYLRGCFDQQMLAAGKLVWDTPQLNSYQGWLLNCLNELGESWRLLNPQQQLYLWEQLVESSSRTVELELLQVAKTAEKALQAYQLLNEYELSLEGQPLTEDQLIFQDWCRRYRSLAAEQQWLDQSDLPRLVASALDSGRLVVPERILLVGFDQLSPGLERLQAQFRAMGKHCEEVSLANKPAVSMLRFAAKDSDHEIESAARWARLLLEQGATSIGVVVPDLSRRRSRIERFFAAQIDPVGAVQLAEDEAIFSLSLGGPLAEQGVIHAGLELLSLPRILTIQQASTLLRSPFLGGAHREADARTRFDVTLRGFGQQTISVAKMRALAENRPGLAELVAILQQLEAFSAESGQRLPGIWAELFAGQLHACGWPGERTLSSREYQALSSFQENVLLMLPHLDALHAPVGRAQALGLVRRLARDCEFQVESPTGPVQVIGLLESTGLQFDHLWVMGLGETVLPAPPQPNPFIPYQLQVQERMPHANAERELAYAEQVMARLAAAAERVVFSYPCSDGDTQLRESPLIPAAAVSGEPELAEPRDPVHLAQQNRQALETVADQRGPALEQRRVEGGTGLLKDQAHCPFRAFVHHRLCAREFDEAVAGISPMVRGDLIHIALERIWTRLQDHDQLIRLSAPEVQTLAAEQVAEALATFFAQRPAPGNTMLALEQERVTALVVEWLEEVEMKRDSFRVVELEHPHVEQLGPLEISMQIDRVDELADGYRIVIDYKTGSQLRADDFVSAPLVEPQLPIYAVAQQDAPADGIVFAQVRKGHCRLLGVVREKGLLGRVRELSTFSQCEDLGIADWNQLLVFWQQQIRQLATDFVAGEAAVRPFDPQSSCLYCDLPGLCRIREALAEAGVADDC from the coding sequence ATGACTGAGAGTTATAGCGAGATCATTACCGCTTTGGCCGATGGCGACTTGGTGCTGACCGCCAACAAACGCCTGTTCAGGTATTTGCGCGGCTGCTTTGACCAGCAGATGCTGGCTGCCGGGAAGCTGGTCTGGGATACCCCTCAGTTGAACAGTTATCAGGGCTGGCTGCTCAACTGCCTGAACGAGCTGGGGGAATCCTGGCGGCTGCTGAACCCGCAGCAACAGCTCTATCTCTGGGAACAATTGGTCGAGAGCAGCTCGCGGACGGTGGAACTGGAACTACTCCAGGTCGCCAAGACCGCGGAAAAAGCCCTCCAGGCGTACCAGCTGCTCAATGAGTATGAACTGTCCCTGGAGGGGCAGCCGCTGACTGAAGATCAGCTTATCTTCCAGGACTGGTGCCGCCGCTATCGGAGTCTGGCCGCTGAGCAGCAATGGCTGGATCAGAGCGATCTGCCGCGCCTGGTCGCCAGTGCGCTGGATAGCGGCCGGCTGGTTGTGCCGGAGCGGATTCTGCTCGTCGGCTTCGACCAGCTTTCGCCGGGGCTGGAGCGTTTGCAGGCGCAGTTTCGGGCCATGGGAAAACACTGTGAAGAAGTTTCCCTGGCCAATAAACCGGCCGTTTCTATGCTGCGTTTTGCCGCCAAGGACAGTGACCACGAAATTGAGTCCGCTGCCCGCTGGGCGCGGTTGCTGCTGGAGCAGGGGGCAACCTCAATCGGTGTCGTGGTGCCGGATTTGAGCAGGCGTCGCAGCCGGATCGAACGGTTTTTCGCCGCCCAGATCGATCCGGTCGGGGCGGTCCAGCTGGCGGAGGATGAGGCGATTTTCAGCCTTTCGCTGGGTGGTCCCCTGGCGGAACAGGGAGTGATCCATGCCGGCCTGGAACTGTTATCCCTGCCCCGGATCCTGACCATTCAACAGGCCTCAACCCTGCTCCGATCACCTTTTCTGGGCGGGGCGCACCGGGAAGCGGATGCCCGGACCCGCTTTGATGTGACTCTGCGTGGTTTCGGGCAGCAGACCATTAGCGTAGCAAAGATGCGCGCCCTGGCCGAAAATCGTCCGGGCCTTGCCGAGCTGGTTGCCATTCTACAACAGCTGGAAGCGTTCAGCGCGGAAAGCGGTCAGCGTCTTCCCGGAATTTGGGCCGAACTTTTCGCCGGTCAGTTGCATGCCTGCGGCTGGCCGGGAGAGCGAACTCTCTCCAGCCGGGAATATCAGGCGCTTAGCTCGTTCCAGGAGAATGTCCTGCTCATGCTGCCGCACCTCGATGCGCTGCACGCCCCGGTCGGGCGTGCCCAGGCCCTCGGTTTGGTGCGTCGCCTGGCCCGCGATTGCGAGTTCCAGGTGGAAAGTCCCACCGGGCCGGTTCAGGTGATCGGGTTGCTGGAGTCGACCGGATTGCAGTTCGACCACCTGTGGGTCATGGGACTTGGGGAGACCGTACTGCCTGCGCCCCCGCAACCCAACCCGTTTATCCCTTATCAGCTGCAGGTTCAGGAGCGCATGCCCCATGCTAATGCTGAGCGTGAGCTGGCCTATGCCGAGCAGGTCATGGCGCGGCTGGCCGCCGCCGCGGAGCGGGTGGTGTTCAGCTATCCCTGTTCAGATGGGGATACCCAGCTTAGGGAAAGTCCGTTGATCCCGGCCGCCGCCGTGAGCGGTGAACCGGAACTGGCCGAGCCCCGCGATCCTGTTCATCTGGCCCAGCAGAACAGGCAGGCGCTGGAAACAGTGGCTGATCAGCGTGGTCCGGCTTTGGAGCAGCGGCGGGTGGAAGGCGGCACCGGTCTGTTGAAGGACCAGGCCCATTGTCCGTTCCGTGCTTTCGTTCATCATCGGTTGTGTGCCCGGGAATTTGATGAGGCCGTCGCCGGTATCTCACCCATGGTACGTGGCGACCTGATCCATATCGCTCTGGAACGCATCTGGACCCGGCTGCAGGATCATGACCAGCTGATTCGTTTATCCGCGCCGGAAGTGCAAACCTTGGCCGCGGAGCAGGTGGCCGAAGCTCTGGCGACCTTTTTTGCGCAAAGACCGGCGCCGGGAAATACCATGCTGGCTCTGGAGCAGGAGCGGGTGACGGCCCTGGTGGTGGAATGGCTGGAAGAGGTCGAAATGAAGAGGGATTCATTCCGCGTCGTGGAACTGGAACATCCGCATGTCGAGCAGTTGGGCCCGCTGGAAATCAGCATGCAGATCGACCGGGTCGACGAACTGGCCGACGGCTATCGAATCGTCATTGATTACAAAACCGGCAGCCAGCTGCGCGCCGATGATTTTGTCAGTGCCCCGTTGGTGGAACCGCAGCTGCCCATATATGCGGTTGCCCAACAGGATGCGCCAGCCGACGGGATTGTCTTCGCCCAGGTGCGCAAAGGCCATTGTCGTTTGCTGGGGGTGGTCCGGGAGAAAGGCCTGCTCGGCAGGGTGCGGGAACTGAGTACCTTCAGCCAGTGCGAAGATCTCGGCATTGCCGATTGGAACCAATTATTGGTGTTCTGGCAGCAGCAGATCCGGCAGCTGGCCACCGATTTTGTCGCCGGGGAAGCCGCGGTCAGACCGTTTGACCCGCAGAGCAGTTGTCTTTATTGCGATCTGCCCGGGCTGTGCCGGATTCGCGAAGCCTTAGCCGAGGCCGGAGTTGCTGATGATTGCTGA
- a CDS encoding AAA family ATPase: MRPLSLHMAAFGPFPGLEQIDFSVFGDNPLVLINGPTGSGKTTILDAICFALYGKTTGDEREGAQMRCDLAAADVLCEVSFEFMLNQRRFHIRRVPEQLRPKARGDGFTEQKPEACLSEILPDGSHKLLVASKVSEATREIEILTGLSVDQFRQVMVLPQGKFRQLLLAESAEREKIFSQLFQTGIYKKLEERLKEKAAEIRRERDALLQFQRGLFEAAEIESAEELDRESTALQPEVAAALIAKQQQDAALLQAHKDLDQAQNLLRDFEQLAAAQRDLEQLQLRHPAIDQDRLRLKAAGQAQKLAPWFREQERCVTELQRVEQRLEQSRSALSAAQGKLADAAKAQQGSAELSRKIDGQKQQLHLLEARQQQVVRLTEVAARVRTVTGQADLDQLLVRYKAVSEQQQLLQNIVRQKALLDKLKVQLEDAEQTGKQLKQSYDNSLNNNKKLELSWHQGQAAILAQELRENQPCPVCGSLDHPTPARSAEALPDFHALEKSRVALAKIFSDLEEARDRYRNRKAEAAQAAAGHEDLLSRLGEAGVSPQAVDAELKQLGRQLQGYPAAELASGKALAAEQLATRLASRKEELAGLLREQELLCQDLPEAQREPAGLAAEISALRTTVGQLERELFELNAAFTSAQGELEAAQAANREIEQQQQALRQELTRAELACRKELADSPFASEKEFRAALLADAELTALQEGIAEFDGSSQALTGALNQLQKKCAGQQQPQLSGYEERLELARQEKAAAEQHWQALDGRLQVLLASKKKLTANLARLAELDARYATVGTLSDVANGQTGLKISLQRFVLSVLLDDVLLDASRRLEVMSRGRYRLLRKEDRAKGNKASGLDLLVDDAYTGKTRPVATLSGGESFMAALALALGLSDIVQTYAGGVHLDTLFIDEGFGSLDPESLELAIRTLVDLQTGGRMIGIISHVAELKEQIPLRIDVRQERSGSSIHPVGCGRVVQ, encoded by the coding sequence ATGCGGCCTCTGAGTTTACACATGGCAGCCTTCGGGCCATTCCCTGGGCTGGAACAGATCGATTTCAGCGTTTTCGGGGACAATCCGCTGGTGCTGATCAACGGACCCACCGGGTCCGGCAAAACGACGATTCTTGATGCGATCTGTTTTGCGCTCTACGGCAAGACCACCGGTGACGAACGGGAAGGCGCACAGATGCGTTGCGATCTGGCCGCGGCAGATGTCCTGTGCGAAGTGTCCTTTGAATTCATGCTCAATCAGCGGCGCTTTCATATCCGCCGCGTGCCCGAACAGTTGCGACCGAAGGCCCGCGGGGATGGCTTCACCGAACAGAAACCGGAAGCCTGCCTCAGCGAGATCCTTCCCGACGGGAGTCACAAGCTGCTGGTGGCGAGCAAGGTCAGCGAAGCGACCCGGGAAATAGAAATTCTGACCGGTTTGTCCGTCGATCAATTCCGCCAGGTTATGGTCCTGCCGCAGGGGAAATTCCGGCAGCTGCTCTTGGCTGAATCGGCCGAGCGGGAGAAGATTTTCAGTCAGTTGTTTCAAACCGGCATCTATAAAAAACTGGAAGAACGGCTCAAGGAAAAAGCTGCGGAGATTCGGCGCGAACGCGATGCCCTACTGCAGTTTCAACGGGGCCTGTTCGAAGCGGCGGAGATCGAGTCGGCCGAGGAACTCGATCGGGAAAGCACCGCACTGCAGCCGGAGGTGGCTGCAGCACTGATCGCTAAGCAGCAACAGGATGCCGCATTGCTGCAGGCGCATAAGGATCTCGACCAGGCGCAAAATCTGCTCCGCGATTTTGAGCAGCTGGCTGCGGCGCAACGAGACCTGGAACAACTGCAGTTACGGCACCCTGCCATTGATCAGGACCGGCTGCGCCTCAAGGCTGCCGGACAGGCGCAGAAACTGGCCCCCTGGTTTCGTGAACAGGAGCGCTGTGTGACGGAACTGCAGCGGGTGGAACAGCGTCTTGAACAAAGTCGCAGCGCCCTGAGCGCGGCCCAAGGCAAATTGGCCGACGCTGCAAAAGCCCAGCAGGGGAGTGCCGAGCTCAGCCGAAAGATCGATGGCCAGAAACAGCAGCTTCATCTGCTGGAAGCCCGCCAGCAGCAGGTTGTCAGGTTGACCGAAGTTGCCGCACGGGTCAGGACGGTGACTGGCCAGGCTGATCTTGATCAACTGCTGGTGCGGTATAAAGCGGTCAGTGAGCAGCAGCAACTGCTGCAAAATATCGTCCGCCAGAAAGCCTTGCTGGACAAACTTAAAGTTCAGCTTGAAGATGCTGAACAGACGGGGAAGCAGCTTAAACAAAGCTATGATAACAGCCTGAATAACAATAAGAAACTGGAGCTTTCCTGGCACCAGGGACAGGCCGCTATTCTGGCGCAGGAGCTGCGCGAGAATCAACCCTGTCCGGTCTGCGGCAGCCTGGACCACCCGACTCCGGCGCGGTCTGCGGAGGCGTTGCCCGACTTTCATGCCCTGGAAAAATCGCGCGTGGCCCTGGCCAAAATATTTTCCGATTTGGAAGAGGCCCGCGATCGTTATCGCAATCGCAAAGCGGAAGCGGCCCAGGCGGCTGCAGGGCATGAGGACCTGTTGAGTCGGCTGGGCGAGGCAGGGGTTTCTCCCCAGGCAGTGGACGCTGAACTGAAGCAGCTGGGTCGACAACTGCAGGGATATCCCGCCGCTGAGCTCGCCAGCGGGAAAGCGTTGGCCGCGGAACAACTGGCCACGCGCCTGGCGAGTCGTAAGGAAGAGTTGGCCGGTTTGCTCCGCGAGCAGGAGCTGCTCTGCCAGGACCTGCCGGAAGCGCAGCGTGAGCCGGCCGGACTTGCGGCTGAAATCAGTGCCCTGAGGACCACGGTCGGGCAACTTGAACGGGAACTGTTCGAACTGAATGCCGCTTTTACCTCGGCGCAGGGGGAACTGGAAGCGGCCCAGGCCGCCAACCGTGAGATTGAACAGCAACAGCAGGCCTTGCGCCAGGAGTTGACCCGGGCTGAGCTGGCCTGTCGCAAAGAACTGGCGGACAGTCCTTTTGCCAGCGAGAAAGAGTTCCGGGCGGCTTTGCTGGCTGATGCGGAATTAACGGCGCTGCAGGAGGGGATTGCCGAATTTGATGGCAGCAGTCAGGCCTTGACCGGCGCCCTGAATCAACTGCAGAAAAAATGTGCCGGACAGCAGCAACCGCAGCTCAGCGGTTATGAAGAGAGGCTGGAACTGGCCCGGCAGGAAAAAGCGGCTGCGGAACAGCACTGGCAGGCTCTTGATGGCAGGTTACAGGTGCTGCTGGCAAGCAAGAAGAAGCTGACCGCCAACCTGGCCCGGCTTGCTGAACTCGATGCCCGCTATGCCACGGTCGGAACCTTGAGTGATGTTGCCAACGGCCAGACCGGTTTGAAAATCAGCTTGCAGCGTTTTGTCCTCAGTGTCCTGCTGGACGATGTGCTGCTGGATGCCAGCCGCCGCCTTGAGGTGATGAGCAGGGGCCGCTACCGGTTGCTGCGCAAGGAGGATCGGGCCAAGGGGAACAAGGCCTCCGGCCTCGATCTGCTGGTGGATGACGCCTATACCGGCAAAACACGACCGGTCGCAACCTTGTCCGGGGGGGAAAGTTTTATGGCCGCTCTGGCCCTGGCCCTGGGCCTGTCCGATATCGTTCAGACCTATGCCGGCGGGGTGCACCTGGATACGCTGTTCATCGATGAAGGGTTCGGCAGTCTCGACCCCGAATCCCTGGAGCTGGCTATCCGCACCCTGGTCGATTTGCAGACCGGCGGGCGGATGATTGGCATTATTTCCCATGTCGCGGAGTTGAAAGAACAGATTCCCCTGCGGATCGATGTGCGCCAGGAACGCAGCGGCAGTTCCATCCATCCGGTCGGTTGCGGCCGGGTTGTCCAGTGA